AAGTTTAAGAGTAATTATTAAGAGAAAAATAGAAGTAACTTTGCAAGACATGCCGATTTGGGAGCATAAACGGAGTACTTCGGTTATTTAAAGTTGAACTAAACCGCTCCGCGGTAGCTTTACCAGAGCGGCCTTAGTCTTTTATTGTTCTTTGAAAATTAAGTGATCTAATCCCGTTTACTTAAGACGCAATTTTGTTCCCTTTCACTTGAGATCTATCTATCTCTTTTATTTTGATTTTAATTAGGCAATAATGGATTAAAATCAATGAAAGGAGATTTTATCATGGGAAAATTAAGGGAACAGATGAAAATGGATCTTAAGCTAAAGGGGTATAGCCCCAAAACTCAAGCTGCCTACCTCGGGTATATGAAAAACTTTGTCCGCTACTTCGGCAGATCACCGGCCAAGATGGGTGAAAAAGAAATACGGGAGTATCTTTACCATCTGGTAACAGAGAAGGATCTTGGCGATTCAAGTATAAATGGAGCTTACAGTGCTTTGAAGTTTTTCTATAAGACGACACTGTGCAGGGATTGGAATGTGGCGAAAATTCCCCGCCGCAAACCAGAGAAGAGACTTCCCGTGGTCCTGGATGGTTCCGAAATAAAACAGTTGCTGGCCGTTACTACCAACTTAAAGCATCGGGCCCTTTTGATGATCACCTATTCGGCAGGATTGAGGGTGAGTGAGACGGCTCATTTGAAAGTCTCTGATGTAGACAGCAAGCGGATGCAACTGCTTGTCGCTCAGGGAAAGGGTAAGAAAGACCGTTACGCTTTGTTATCCTCAGTTACTCTGAATTTGCTTCGTGACTATTGGAGACAATACCGTCCGTTTAGCTGGCTATTTCCGGGTTGTTCGCCAGATAGACCGATTTCCACTAGGTCTATCCAGAAGATATTTAAGAAGGCGAAAGGAAAGGCAGGGATTAAAAAGCCGGCCACAGTCCATACTCTGCGGCATAGTTTTGCCACTCATCTTCTGGAAGCGGGAACCGATATTTATCGTGTCCAGAAATTGATGGGTCATACGAG
The window above is part of the bacterium genome. Proteins encoded here:
- a CDS encoding site-specific integrase: MGKLREQMKMDLKLKGYSPKTQAAYLGYMKNFVRYFGRSPAKMGEKEIREYLYHLVTEKDLGDSSINGAYSALKFFYKTTLCRDWNVAKIPRRKPEKRLPVVLDGSEIKQLLAVTTNLKHRALLMITYSAGLRVSETAHLKVSDVDSKRMQLLVAQGKGKKDRYALLSSVTLNLLRDYWRQYRPFSWLFPGCSPDRPISTRSIQKIFKKAKGKAGIKKPATVHTLRHSFATHLLEAGTDIYRVQKLMGHTSPKTTAIYIHLRRQDLLKVVSPLDSLLGS